In Bradyrhizobium erythrophlei, a single genomic region encodes these proteins:
- a CDS encoding DUF2842 domain-containing protein, translated as MKIRTRKLLGTIALLLLAAVWSLTGMAVAQMPWLASSGLLQAVFYVVAGLGWVLPAMPIVSWMSRPDPA; from the coding sequence ATGAAGATACGCACCCGCAAACTGCTCGGAACCATCGCCTTGCTGCTATTGGCCGCGGTGTGGTCGTTGACGGGCATGGCGGTTGCGCAGATGCCGTGGCTGGCGAGTTCCGGCCTCTTGCAGGCCGTCTTCTATGTCGTCGCCGGCCTCGGCTGGGTGTTGCCGGCGATGCCGATCGTGAGCTGGATGTCGCGGCCGGACCCGGCTTGA
- a CDS encoding polysaccharide deacetylase family protein gives MSSAAALLTSLKLELAYFSGHAWLKRRGAGVILRFERIRQRQAGRFQPRLSNEVTPGFLDRTIRALKRWKYDIVSIDEVCRRAVTLASRRRFVCLTFDGMYKDLVASAYPVLSRHRVPFTVYLPTAFPDGIGEAWWLALEQVIAKERRISLMMGRSEMHFNISTVAEKHQLFDFLSGWMRALEPADLSAAIKDLCTRYAVDLAALSRKASLDWRDLAALAADPRATIGGATVNFPVLSNMKDAAALREMTMGKAVMEAALRRDAKHFAYPFGERKTWQRKHMAMVEEAGFVSAVSTIPGVIEPAGHTPLLALPRITWDGKLRSLRAMRVVLAGAGSV, from the coding sequence TTGTCATCTGCTGCCGCCCTTCTGACAAGCCTCAAACTGGAACTTGCCTATTTCAGCGGTCATGCGTGGTTGAAACGGCGGGGCGCTGGCGTCATTCTGCGGTTTGAGCGCATTCGTCAGCGCCAGGCTGGACGATTTCAGCCGCGGCTCTCGAATGAAGTCACGCCTGGTTTCCTCGACCGTACGATCCGCGCGTTGAAGCGTTGGAAATACGACATCGTTTCGATCGACGAGGTTTGCCGCAGGGCCGTCACGCTGGCCTCACGGCGGCGGTTCGTTTGCCTGACATTCGACGGCATGTACAAGGACCTCGTCGCGTCCGCCTATCCGGTGTTGTCCCGGCACCGGGTTCCTTTCACCGTCTATTTGCCGACCGCGTTTCCCGACGGAATTGGCGAAGCCTGGTGGCTGGCGCTCGAGCAGGTGATCGCGAAGGAGCGGCGCATCAGCCTGATGATGGGCCGCAGCGAGATGCACTTCAACATTTCGACGGTGGCCGAAAAACATCAACTCTTCGATTTTCTATCGGGCTGGATGCGTGCGCTCGAGCCGGCGGACTTGTCCGCAGCGATCAAGGATCTCTGCACGCGCTATGCGGTCGATCTTGCGGCGCTGTCGCGGAAAGCCTCGCTCGACTGGCGCGATCTTGCGGCGCTGGCGGCCGATCCGCGTGCGACGATTGGTGGCGCAACCGTCAACTTTCCGGTTCTGTCGAATATGAAAGATGCAGCTGCGCTGCGGGAAATGACGATGGGAAAGGCGGTCATGGAGGCCGCGCTGCGTCGTGACGCCAAGCACTTCGCCTATCCCTTTGGGGAGCGGAAAACCTGGCAGCGCAAGCATATGGCAATGGTGGAGGAGGCCGGTTTCGTCAGCGCGGTCTCGACGATTCCCGGGGTGATTGAGCCGGCGGGGCACACTCCGCTGCTGGCGCTGCCCCGGATTACTTGGGACGGAAAGCTGCGCTCGCTGCGGGCCATGCGCGTGGTGCTGGCTGGGGCCGGGTCCGTCTAG